The DNA segment GGAAAGCAAGGCTTCAGTCTACCCACGCCTCACAAATCTGATGACAAGGAGACTGTGCATTGTTGCAACATCAGTACCCTCAGAGAGAATCTTCTCTAAAACAGGTCAGATAATCACTGATAGAAGAAGCCAAATCAGTCCTTCAAAGATGAGGCACCTGGTGTTTCTAAATGCTAATCTTCAGTAGAGACTGCTGATCTTTTTGTTTtacacattttaatttatatttttttgcgtgGTTCTGTGTTGTTtcaatctaaatttatataagtggAATTGTTGaattttcttgtattttattcatattttgttgttttgcATTTTTTCAGGGATTCTGGGTTgctattttacattaaatttgttGAGTGTATAaacaggtaaaaaaaattttgtattttataatttatttttttgtagatcttcaaatattttaatttagattttttgtatttttaatggattcTGTGTTTCACTTTAAATTTGTtacgtataaaaaaaaagcCGAAGTTTCTTCTCTaaatttcatagtttatttgttgttgtatgaaaaagaaaatattttaaattacattttattgtgTCAAGCAACTTTCACTGTAGTTCGATTCTAAgttgcttaatataaaaaaaccaaaatttaaaatagttaaaaattcacaatagagtgaaaaaataaaggttGTGGTAATATAGTAgtatagtactttttttttttttgattattaattcattttgtgtataatttaattatttgttataatcaatcaataattccatatattttttataatggtaATCTCAAATTTgaagtgtattaaaaaaaaaaaattgatcaactaCTGATATAAAGTCTCTAGACTTCTCGTCCATGAAAATGTTAACCTTTTCAAAGGACATGAATAGAATTATATGAAGTTGTGGTTCAATACCAATTGGAATCCAACCAAAGGCTCAAGAGTTTGTCAAGTAATTtaatcatctatttttttactatgtgagggatgtataaattaaattagtggGTTATTTTAAAAGGATGTCACTGGgctttatattctaattttttgtacttgaattatttgctttatgctcattttgaagatattttttctgagGAAGtctccataatttttatatcctagtatttgaacattatttgatattcaaaaaatcaatctcctttatcataatttttttttctagggaATCCATCTCATGTGTTCAAACGCGCATTTGCCAAGAAGAATTCACCAGTGCATATTTCACGATAAATTTCGACTGACTTTCCTCCTCATTTAGATTTTAATCCGAAATAAGTTCCGTCCTCGGAATTTGTTTCTTTTGTGACTAAGAACTGACTCACGAAGATAACAAAGGGTTTACATTATTGTGGATCAATGTTTTGTAAggaatattactaaatatagtCGCCACCTGATCCATTATGGAATGGAAGGAAATgtctatattttaataatttatcgttaatttcaaagcatttttgaattagatactCTTCACTCAtactttgtataaatttgacaattactttttttctttatagaatgcgaatatttaatacatatacgATAATATACCGATGGtccttgaaatttattttgtatattgaaatccGTTTCAACTTATTGATTTAgcctatatttatttcattaagttagctttgtaattatatattttagaaaccATGGGTAGTggctaatttgaaatttatttgatcacttgtttaaatattatcaagGCTTAGGGGGAATGATATCgacgttatttttgatttccacactattcatttcaaaaatttagaatgatGAAATGCATAAGAAAAGTGACCATGAAGATTCCAATAgttctacaaatattttattagaaaataataggACCATTTTGAACCCCAGAGTGaaaatgataacaatttttcaataattaccaatataattttcactgttaaaaaaatacaacttatcCGTTCGTATTGTATACTTATGAAAATCGTTGACTCTCAATGTATATGATAGTAATTTATAGTGCTCCCTGAATATGTGGATGTCGTTTTTGATGTTTAGTCTGTCCGCTaattcccttgagtcctttatgTGGTCGTGATGTtaacttcttcttttaaaagaagaattatcgcctatctttggtgtaaattgttctaaaatgcataacaaaagaaaaatgaatgaacttaaatacaattattatatttttcctgcaCTGATGCTATTTTAAAGTTTGAGGTTCTTTTCTTTATAGCAGTATTTCATTTTTCCCCAATAAAATCGTATATGAGGTAATTGATAtcaacaagggtcttaattaagGTGGACCATATGTCTAGCTCTTAACTTCTACTTgcgctctttttttccttaaaaagatATCAACTctattatgtttgataaaacagtgAAACAAACCCTTGAGCACATCCCAGAGccttttaattatcaaaaacaggctacacaatattttttactgataagccgaatactcaaaaatatatgaagtatatttttttacacatagcATCATATTTGGGACAATGACCATTTTTGACGCTTAAAGGTCTTGAGAGGCCTTAAATGTTGCCAAAGTCAGTTATGTTATTGTCTCTAGGAGAAAAAGTTTATGTGCAGAggtagaaaaatatcaaaccgaaaccgggacagtctaatgtgtataaatatatgttaaaggCCGCTGTTAGACCTTACATaaataaaggttattttaaatgtatatattgctTATCTCATACCTACACAAATTATGTATACCTTGTTGtaaatatgcaatatatatatctataaatagatTTCTATCGATTGGGAATAGAGcgttctaaaaaaagaataactttcATAGAAGCCTTTcggatccatttttttaaaaatttataattgtatgtagtgAGGTAAACATGTCTTCCACGTGTTTTTCTTGAGTAGAATACAAACCCCTTACTTGAAGGatttcattttatcaaattatcgtacatatagaaaattattatcatgttcGAAAGTAAAGGACACTCAATACTAcacataaataagtaattatactTAAGTatgattagttttttatttggtaTATATACATGTTGTAACTGTATCAGCTGATTGATTCAAAGATCTATTGAGAAAGGCCGAATGAAtcattttgttcatatatttttactgtttccttactttttatattaggtTGGGTAAAAggaaactcatttttttatgagtgaAATGAAAGGCTAATACTTACATACTTTTTGTATTAGTAGAATAATTGCACGTGCAATTCTATAACTTGTGGCATTTTGAAGGTAATGTTAGGGTTGAATATtctgaggatttttttaaaaagatgttaTTATTTTGGTTTCCTTCTAGAGGTTggaatatataagaataaaggAATCCCTAGTGCTTGGGCAAATAATGCAGGAGGCCAAACTCAGTTATTTATCGGTATTTTCTCCTTttaatagagaaagaaaaaagaaccaaaattttAGGTAGCTACCCAATTCCGTGACATTATTCCAAATTCCTAGACTTGCTCACATTACCTTCTTATATTGTGATCcctcaaaaagaaagaaaaagaggaaCAAAATCAGTTGGAAACAGTTATCCAATTCTTTccagctataaatttttttgtgattagttgtagatttttgaaaaaaataaaattcaaaaactttaatatttgaaatttttttcccaaaacattaaatttttttatgaacagctgtgaattttgtttccaaaaaattacattatctaTGAATAGAtactgatttttgaaatttttttacaaaaaatttaatatttgaataaattttcattcaaaaaacaaTGACCCcctaaaaatctatatataataattataatataaattaattctgtGGACGCCCTGCAGAGTgttactttttctgtttttgagGTAACCCTATGAATTCTGGTTCTTACTCCCCCCTCCCACCCCGACAAACTACCCCCTGTCCTTTAACCACCGATCAATTACCTCCTTTTGCCCCCCAGGACATCTACCCCCAGTATTTCACCTCCTATtacattaaatagtaaatataagaCCAAACATTTAACCTTTTAACAAACATACAatcgtaattattaatttaaccaaGGAGTCCTTGATTTAACTTAATGACGTAAATATTAgtgatacatattattattaactaatatatctcatcaaatacgagataataattatatgcatcTAAGTCAGTATTTTGAATCTTTCCATTACAAATATACCGTTGATTTTACTTGAGAAGATTTTGGatgtttctttttgatttttgtgatgttgatacacatatattaaaaattagatataattaacctatttatttcGGATATGCATAACTCTATTTCAccgtatttaaggagttatccGAAAATCCTTctcagatatttattataacatcatgtGTGTAGTCGTTCAGGATAATCAATCCTCAAATTCCtcgtataaataaaatactaaaatgaaTTGTTTTACCAACTTTGTTGTAATGGGATTAAGGAAATCAGATAAggcattataataaatatttattgtatcttatatGTCATGCCTATGGTTAAACAATCAGGctaagtatctattttaattgaaattagttttattttagtattaaaactttgatgatttatagaactcataatTACTTTCCGATTCGAACTTGAAAGTTTTATAGCTCAACAACCGATCCAAGCaaccataacattcatttattactttggcCCTCTATCATGCACTAActgtacttctcaataatagaaatagaaatggATGGAGGGTAAAGGGTCCAGGGGGTAGTGGTTGGGGGTTAAAGGACGAGGGGTAGGTTACCTGTTCCCGTGAATCCTATGTTTAATAGTAGGTGATTGGTTCActgataaatgatatttttttcgaatttaaccaatcaacgttcctAATTATAATAATGGACCAGAGTAGATAAACCCACAGCTGCCGAAATGTATGCTCAAAAGCTGTATTGAAGTGtactgacatattttatttggcttCCTCTATTTTGCCTTtctatttttgatacatttaaaattattgtagaaaaaaatacgGCAACTACTACACactctttttcttaatatttttctgaaaagttttgTCAAGTGtatgcattattttattaaattgtacatttaagttatatttaaataaattgataagtACTGCACCGTTAAGTCTTCAAGAGGCTGTTATATGGTAACCGACGGACCAGGTTAATCACGCAGTTCGTTGAGGATAGAGTTATCTTGATTTAGTGAACTCTGTGTTCCGTTGGTGTTAAAGCTTACACTATTAAACTTGAAATAGAAGCGTTTATAATAGAATGTTTATGTGtaagaaattttatagaaaaaaatttcaaaaattcttaactctccacaaaatgtttaattttgtattaaaaaatttcaaaaaatcatagctattcacagaaaggtaattttttagggaaaaaagtggtgaaatttaaatttttggaacaaaattgaaaaattaaattttttgactaagaaatgttagaaaattaaatgttttatgaaCATCTGTGAATAAtgtttgcaatatttttataaaaattaaattttctgtgaatagctattgatttttaaaattaattttccaaaaaatagatatacaaAATTGTGTGATGAAGGAACTGCGTTTGTTAAGTTTAAACAGCGTCAACCACTGCTGACTGCTCCAAATCATCAGCACGTTTTGGTTTTTGGTCAAGGGTAAGCAAATGCAGTACCCACTTTGAACAGAGCTTTCACATGGACAAAATTTCCTGCAATCTTAAGGCAACATGTTCTTTTGATAAACTTACGATTTCACCTGAATCTCGAAAATTCCCTTTCTAATTACTCAAAAcgattttgtgatttttaaaaaatgtttactgTTGTTACCACCTCATTTGGACGTCCACTGCGTTCTGCATCATTGCTGTATCAACGACCCCCTTTGAAGTCTGCAATACAacgttaaatttttatttctgataGAACAGAGTCCCCTTAACACATTGTGAGCCATTACTTAGCTTGTACGATATTTTCCCCCATCAAGAAAGagtctaaaattataaaatgaaattgtttttgattcattGTATTGGAAATAGGTagaaaaagtagcgtcacacttagtGCAATAATCCACAaactaaaaacagattttcattcaattttgagagctGCCTTTGGGTAGTTactactaactgaaaatgagtgAATTAACAAGTTAACATAACTCGTATCTAATTGctcaaatataaacaatttttgactatatttaaataaatatagtcaaACTTCTATTAAGACGTCTTGAAAGATAAAGTTACTGCTTAGCACAGGTGACCTTTCAAACCAggtttggtatttaaaaaaatataacagttgAAAAAGGTGgatcaaatattacattaaagGATAAAATTCACACTCTGggcaataataaattaacattcatTCTCAGATAGAGACCGTTGTTACGtctattgtatcacacaacctttcgtACGAAAAGAAGCAGAGAAaagggcccaaaatcagttggtagttagccaattcttcttaattatcattcaataatttgtatttacagtttaacaagagctaattccaATTCcatcaatcaatgttcagaataattatttggagaaaagaagcagatatAATCATAGCCAGCAACAAAACACAgtctatttttgtgtttgtggcTTAACGTCTTAAGAGAGAGAGGGGGAAACCCAGAAATGTGgggaaaacattcatttatattcatgtaacataaatattttattgatttacttATCGAGAGAAGGTCCATAATTATATAGTGACTGTTTAACGTCATCACACGACATGTTTCCAGATTGTCGGCGCTAGTATTGGAGGAAAAATCAAGATAATTAAAAGAGGGGTCAGGCctctctcaaaatataatcctgcgaacaCACCTGAATTATGCCTGAAAACATgactaaatgtaaaaaaatacactcttaaaatttatatcaagagAAAATGAGACCAgagagtaatttgaatttttttaaaataaattcgaCTTCCTCGTAGGGgttaaaatttgagatcctgtcaTATTTTGAATGGATAGAAGGCACAGTAGTGGCTATTCATTTGCATCAAAAAATCTTTCCCATTTCTATCTTCCCTTCACCGAGTCCAAAAAGGCTGGAGATCAAATTTTCTTAAGGCCACCGCTTTCAGAACTCTGTGCGAGGCTAAGGCCATCCTTTTTCAGCTGCTTCACCTTGTAAACGAGCCTCTCCGAGCAGCCAACGATCCAGACAATTTCCGCCACCTTGACATGGGCGTCGATCAAGTAGGATATCCTTATTCTTTGAACCTCCATCATAATACgaatgttgttttattttaaaagaagttcgAATTGGATTATGGAATAAGCTaatgtaaaaatactttaacatAAGAGGTACATGCTCTAAACCAGTTTAAATCCTACGTCATGATTTGTTTGTGAATGACATTGTCAttccaataattaataaattttttgagctcaaatataaacattttttacaaaaataaatacattcgtagATAAGTGCTGATGACGAATAATGAGCTTTCCTTCAAAAGCTCAGAGTCCCCAACAATTAATAATCTATTCATAATAACtcatttattatgtacattttttcaacataatctattttttttctttaaatattttaagctcACGGCATAATACTGATTCAAAATGTATTatccaaaatgaataaaagataaCGACATTTGAGTCTCTAGTgaagatttttattcattccTCACCATAAAAGGACTCCAGTACACCTTGAATGGCAACATTTGGAAATTCTATATCACGTCGGTAACAGATCTGACATACTTTTGTGGAACTTTTTTCGTCCTCAAGAAAACCCATAATTGGATAGATCAATTTATCACTCctaaagaagcagaaaaaattagacaaattaATCAAAGTACATGTGGGTTCACACGTTGATGAGGGTCATGAAAAATTTGATGTcacatcaaatattatataggtTTGTTATAGACAGCCTTGGAccattttaatctttttccGTTTTTTCGGGGAAAATTCCTTTCATtcatgaatttttcttttacaataacGGGATCAATTTTTAGGCCAAATTTAGTGGGctacaaaaagtttttctacacagtatatattatttttgaggtaCACCATATGACGTCACTGAatcatttttcaatcaataGGGTGAGTTCATAGAGATTATATAAGTGTTATGTAGCAATTCATTATATCTTCGGAGTATCTATATTCATGTAGccaattaaatttacataaaactGGATCCCTTAGTCGCATTTTTGTCACTCTGTTTTGGCTTTGGTCCATAGGTATGTATttggagaacaataaaaaaaaaaggtacataAATGAACGCTGTTAAAAGATATTTTCAGTAGAGCGCccttaaaaatgaacaaaatactCATTTTCCATTCATTCTCCAAACTTTATAATAGGAAAATACGagagttaaaataaaatgaacatattttatacattgtcATATTTGACATGATGCTCCCCAATATGTGAACCCACTCCATGGCCAAATTACCCCTGACTCCGTTGAGTGTTTCTTATCCGAAAAAAGTTCAACAGGGAATGACCAAGATCCTCTCTTTGAACAATGTTTCGAAGATATTCTGAGAGATCCTTTCGACGAATTTCGATGAAAGAGCTTTCATTATTTCGTAATTTTTTAGGTGGAAACTCTGGGACTCGTCGATAGAGGGATCGGAtctgaaatacaaaaaatgaaccaataaaatatacatactctCAAAGCATCCGTACATCAAAATCTCGggcttataaatttaatttagcataaaaaatattgatttaaattccTTTCATTCATGAATTTCCTTTTACAATAACGGGATCAATTTTTAGGCCAAATTTAGTGGgttacaaaatttttatttgtgtctGAGTCACCTGGAGCTAGTTTGACTCCGACAcgccaaaaatttaaaacagtaTACCAGCATATGTcagctattgtttgaatctattaaaattaaactagTCTGTAGATTTTcacaaatacaatttgaatacCTCACAAATGtttaaaacagttttaaaaaatcgaatttcataaaaaatagaaaatagacaaaataatatttttgaggaatatATAACGGGGACTTTCAAGGTATTAGTTGTCAGATAATAAGATAAATTCGCGCTCACAAACCTTTTCAGAGCCTCACCCCAGCTAACAAacgtaaatactaaataaatgaaCTAGTAAAGAAGAATCAATAACAAGATGAAAATTACAGAACTGATTGCAAATAACAACTCCTTACTGAGTGTTGCAAGAATCagatctttaaattatattaaactatcAAAGAATTAtagcaaattaaaataaaataagattgatATTATAGATCACTTATGGGGGAtgcatattataaaaacatattaaaaagatAAGGTTCCTTACtcaaaatgaactatttttacaaaattttgccCCAAGACAGTTTTGTAACTGTTTTACTTAGTAATAGTACATATGTGTTTACATAACCAATAATTGTGTTATTTGCAGTTCAGATATTAATAAAGAActagttttttattatcttgCTCTATTCGACATATTGATCAGATAAATTCACTCTCACAACCCTGTTCAGGCCCTGCTCTGACTAAAAGATATCCTTATTATCTTACTAGCAGAGGCGTTGCTAGCATTTCTTTGGGTAGGGGGGATCATCAACACTGTTACTTTAATAAATAGGCTTACTTTATATAACAggtgtattaaaaagaaacccATTCCTTTTATACATCATAGatagctttagtaatgtgtatttcGCGTTGCAGGAGTACAGTCGGTTTACGCTAGATGAcgttaaatagataaatttactactaacaaaactaatttttgccTGAACAGTTTTgcgattgtttgactcagtattttTTGAACACccacaaagagaaaatacgccacactttacagtttttctttgataaaggcgAAAACGCAAGCTAAGTGGCTGATTTGATTGAAAAagacatcaatttaaaaaaattgatgtctTATGCAGTTATGTTTACAACCCAtacgatgtttttttttttttgggagaggGGGGGGAGGGGTTCAGAAACTATCGGGGGATCAACCCCCACCCCCAGGGGCTAGCAATGTCACTGCTGTGAAGTGTAATTTATGTTAACAAAGCAAAATTTGCCTGCTTGTTCGTATTCTTTGTAAGACTCACTTTTTACAATAACTGGGtatagctaaagctcagtgggtcaaagtaaaaataatcaaagtgttcatattttttaaatatgtctgtCTGTTTGTGTGGATATACTACGTAGCCTTATTTTTTAGTGTATGAGcgtgttaaaaaagaaatgatatatttgtattgaGTTGAGTAAGAACGGTAcgtaaaattaaatgaaatctCGCAAGTGTTTAGAGCaactcatattttgtacaatactAAACTGTATAGaactgtatataatattatttgaggaCCCATATTTATCAACGAGAATGTCTAACTCaagttcatattaaaaaattaattaaaaaggagataaattcattgtatattaggtgaaaaataatttaagaaagaaGGTACGCTCATcccctcatattaaaaaagggagTACATATTGATGCGGTTGTAAATCTATAGcattttctgtttttaataagttcaacagtgttttttttattacctcaAGCTGCtgtcaatattatttgattcttgaggaaagaacctCTGagtattgaaatattacatGGGAACGTTCTCATGAAAATTGTAgtgtaacactgaggatttatg comes from the Lepeophtheirus salmonis chromosome 4, UVic_Lsal_1.4, whole genome shotgun sequence genome and includes:
- the LOC121115785 gene encoding sorting nexin-22, giving the protein MVGMPAHVDIPHYRWAFNEKKRKYVEYRIDFWLGDGSIYVQKYARYSQLHIFHSKIRSLYRRVPEFPPKKLRNNESSFIEIRRKDLSEYLRNIVQREDLGHSLLNFFRIRNTQRSQGSDKLIYPIMGFLEDEKSSTKVCQICYRRDIEFPNVAIQGVLESFYGEE